A window of Rhipicephalus microplus isolate Deutch F79 chromosome X, USDA_Rmic, whole genome shotgun sequence genomic DNA:
ATGATGTAATTGGTGTGGAACTAATGCATAAACTGCCAAGCTCCCTAATGTCACCTTTTTCTATAACATCGCGCTCACCTGTAGGCTATACTTTGAAGGAACCGTTCATGGAGGAAGCACGAAGCACCAGTCTGCAGTTAATATAGTTAATTCTGAGTGTCCTTAGTATTTTGCAAATTGCTGTAGTCCTCTTTTGAATGCTAATTTAAATCACCTGCTGATTTCCCTAACATATTTTTTCCTGTCATGAATCAAATTGTCAAGAATCAAATATATAGGGCATTCTCAAACTTACAAGTCTTGAGAGAAGAAAGGTTTGTAATTCTGGCATGCTGCCAAACCGAGTTCAGCCTGTGCGAAAGATTGTGTAAAAATTAAAGCATGGCTTGCTGCTTTTCTTGGTGTATCTTGTGGCTGAGCCTTCATACTATATTCGATCTGCCTTAGTAGCTGTTGAGAGAAACCTTATGCTCAGGGCCAACTCTAATGCCATCTAATCAAATACCTGTAAAACGTTGAAATCATTGTCTGAGAACACCAATGAGCCAATTTCAATTGTATTTAATTGCTTTGAGAGCTAACATTAGTTCTAGTGACTTTCTGAAACAGAATTTCAACATTGTCTGAAATATTTACAGTAAATTTCAAGTTTATGGACTTTTAAGGTAATGGACTGGAGTGTGTAATTAAAGCCTGGTGGAAATGAAAGGACTGTGAAATATTATGACAAATTCAAGCATCCTTTATTAGagtaggatgaaaaaaaaatggtatatTGTGCAGCCTAGCAGTGCTGTTCATTATGTTTGCTGTAAGTAGTCTTATGATTTTATGCACAGCAAAATTAGTGCTCAAGATTAGCATGTCTATGTTATCCTGCCCCACTCCACTCTGTATCGATACATTGGACTGTACAAATAAAAATCTATGCGGTGAACAAGTTGATGCTGAGAAGCGACTAGTTGAACATGTCAAGCTGTTCCGCATGCACACCTCTGTACACTAACAGGAATGGCTGCCAGAcacacctcccactgtttgcagcatgttgTCGTGTATATCATTTCACAGTTGCCCCTGATGGGAAAATTGCAAATATTACACAGCATTTTCTGCATTACCATTCCGTGATTGGACACTGTGGCCAGTAATTGaactaatgttgaattccaatggcagagtTGGAACAGCCGAGGGACTCTGTGAGGGAGCACTCGACTCTTGCATAGAGCAACGCCTCCAAATCTGAGTTTGGAACACAATCCACGTTACCGGAGCAAGCACGGAAGCAAGGAGGAAGTGGAAGTCCTTGAGTTGCTCAGAATACCTTGCATGTAGTTATTCCATTACGCTAGTTCAGCTGTTGAATTCTGTTGAATTACTGCTCATACGTAGTAGTTTCAGTGTTGGTGACACGATCAGATAAGGTGTTTGTTCAGAAACTGGAGCTTTCCAACTCGGAACTGTCGCTGTCGAGCACAGGAAGCGATTCCGCTTGATTTGCCCATTCTTCCATGTTGTCCACTATTACTGTCAGAACACACGACAGCGAAGGTGACTCCAAACTGGTGGACATGTTAAAGcgagttccggtccactccagAGATTTTGGTACAGCAACTTTTCCTGCTCTTCGGAGTCTCTCCTGCCCCGAATCTACTCCGACTCTCTCATTGGAACATTTGATTCCCGTCTTCACTTTGCCATTGGAACACACTCGCTCCAAAAGAAGTAGAAAAACTTGCTTcaactccgccattggaattaaGCATAAAAAAATTTAAGTACTAGCACCATAAAAACTTATTCTCggtccttaaaaaaaaaagcagcttgaACTTTACAGATTCATGGCTCTTCATCGAAAATAGATGTCACAATTCTGTAAACTGCGCTATAGAAGCACCTAAAGCAGACAGTTCTTATGTATAAACCAATTTGCATCTTACAAAGTTTGATGCGAATGTTTAAAAAAGCTTAAAAGATCTTACAAATTGAATGGATAGGCTCCACTCTGCATGTAAGTGCGGAGCCACCATTCCTGTTAATTCCGCTGTCAAGGGGATGATTTTTCTAAACTAGCTCAAAAACAGCATCCCTGAAGCTAGAAGGGGACGACACCCATATGAAAGCTTGAAGAACTATATGTTCATTTCTGGTGCAGTGCATCAAGAACTTGATGGCCCAGGTGGTCTAAGCCTACCAGGAGTCCCGATATGGGCCTGTAGTACCGTTAAGACTGATAAATGTtgtcttcctctctctttctttactcGCAACTtagtggcaggttgttgaaatgcTTATTAACACATATGCATTTCTTTACTTTAGATATTTTAATGTTGTTTAAAGAATTTTTATGTCGTGTCGCATTGCTGACCTAGTTTCCTTTTCTGAAAATGCATAATATACAGTAATTTTTCTGAATATACTTATGCCCTAGGTAAACAATTTGCTTTCTTCAATTGTTAGAtttttaattttgtttgaatttcttgtatttttataATTATAAAATAAGCCATATTGAATTCAGTGCAATAATtgttgaaaaaaaagtttttttttccctaGTGATAGGAAACCCTGTATTAAAACTTCTTTTAAAATTGTAGTACCCAATAATTGCACAAGCTCAATGCCTCTGAAGCTGAAAATACCTTTAAGGAACTCTGGCAGCTGTTGGAATCTACGCTTTCAGCACGTACCGAGATTTTTAGACAGCCTAATAGTTGCTTGTTTTCTGTTAACAAGAAAGTAAAAGGCTGCTTTTGTATTTTAACTGTCTACTACACTGATAACCTGCGAAGAAAGTTGTTGCCACTTTCACACCCTTGGTAGGTCCTGCCTGCACCTAATTCAATCTAGTTTTAAAGCACGCATCAGCCACTTATCCAAAGGTGCTATCTTTTTGATCTGCTGTATCAAATCAAATGAATAATGAAGCAATATGTGCCTAGGTCTGTTCTGCAGCTCAtttttgtatgtgtcatttattttcgtATAGTTTAAATTCAGGGCAACACTTTTTATGTGGCTGATTAGTTAAAAGTGTTATATGATTACAGCATGTCTTACCAAAAAAATATTTGTCAGCAAACAGTGCTGCATTATATGGCGAATTTTTCAAATACTCCACGAAGTGTTTTTCTGGTTGTGAAACGGTCGAGTTTTATTTTCTATTCTTAAACAGAGGCACCAGAAGAAGAATATGACCCCAGATCATTGTTTGAACGACTAGAAGAACAACGACTGAAGAAGCAAGCAGATTATGAAGAAGCGCACAAGCTCAGTAGGTTCTATTTTAGCTGCTGgtcattttgtttgtttgttacatTCTGAAGCTTTTGTGTAATCATGTTGGTTGACCTGCCTCATTCTAGAGAACATGATTCGAGGATTGGATGATGATGAAGTCACATTCCTTGAATTTGTTGACATGCGGAAGCAAGAGATTGAATCACAACGAATGAAAGAAGATATGCAAGAGATTGAGGAGTATAGAATATcctttgcgttgattacagactACAGAGTACAGGTGAAAAAGTTGACTATATATACATAGTGAAGGGTAAGCACATATGTtgaaggggccctaaaacactttaagtaatcatggaattaattcactggaaacacgtattacctcacaaatcgaacactgcaaaaattttaagaatccgtgcAGTACGAGCGGAGTCACAAAGATGTGTAAcatgctgcaatcacattctctcttctcttgtcccgacgaaagtgctgaaagctaagcagggaggaatgggaggggcCAACAAAATACATCACTCGTGCCTCACgaccttaagcactttttttttcttcgaatatgcggctttttcagtataatcacgcgcgcacgcgtggacaagtgatggcctctcgtggcgacctctgtaacaaccgagcgcgccatgttcaaatcagccaatggctgacagatgggctcactacgagtgatttttgggcttctTCCgggatttgtcgagagaagagaaaggtatttttagctgactttgataatttattgtgaattccaggctgcgtgctgcgctataatacttggcctgcgtgttgtcgggagcctgtactaccgatcggcagcgttttctgaccatgctcaaaaagtgtagcAGGGCCCCTTCAAGATTTGAATTTCACCTAGAGATCTCTTCATAGAAGCCATTTTTACTATATAATATTCAAGATGTGTACATTTATTTGTTAGCTACTTAGGTTGTACGAGAGAGTAGGAAGTGCAGACACAAGCTATCAAGTGCAGATGTTTTATCTATTGATGGCTTCTTTAAATGGCTGCTGTCTGTATATATATGGGCTGTATATGAAACAAAGGCAATATCACTTTTAATCCCATGACAAGAGGACTACTGCTTGATTCACCTGTACTATCCGATAGATTTCAAGGATCTGCACCCTCAATGTATACCGTATGTTTTTCTCTGAATTCTGCCGTTCATTTGAAAAAGTACAGGAAAGTCGAAGTGCTAGTTCACAATTTTTTCCCATTGATGCAAAGTGGTAGTGGTAACTTAATGTAATTGCTGCATATTGGTGTAAGTGCTTGTGCATGTCGGTAGCACCTACAGCATTACAGTATGCCAGGTGTTTCTGCAGAAGCTTTAAATTTTAAGAATAATCATCTTGGAATATATGGCTAGTTCCGCTGGAACATGCATTCAGTGGTGGTGGCAGTTTGTGATGCAAATGAAAGCCAGTTCTTCATAAAAGGCATGTCAGCTTTTGGATTTGAAGAAAAAGCACCATTGCCAATGATGCTGGGGTATGCCTAATTCCCCTGTGTCGgagggagaaaaagaaaactgaattTGTCTGTAGAAGCGTGTGCGTGGCTGGCACCTCTAGGCGACGTTGCTGCTTGCATCACTGAACAGCAGCCAATCTGCACTTGGCACCTCAGTTGTTAACAACTGTAGCTCTCTGCCCTTCGATGCTTTAAGTTGCATATTCACCTCAAGGGGCTTAGTCATACACGCACTTCTGGACATAGTTACATGCTCTAAAGCCGAGGAATCAGTTGTGTCGGTAATTGTAGTTTTTCATATGTGAAGGCTGATATGACTTTTATGAAGACCTATTTTTAATTACCCAATTACAATGAGCTCACTGCATTTTCCAGTTTAAAATTTCACAATTTTGTGCGTTAGACACTAATCACCTTGCATCACCCATCACAACATGGCTTCCACTACTGAAATTTAATGCTTTGATTTCCCAGACCAGTACATGAGGGTCTGTGACTTCACAACCATAGACAAAAAATTATGAGTAAAAAGTGTCATGTCAGCACTCTTAAAGCAGGTCACCAATGCACCTTGCACAGCCCATATACCCAGGCCTCTGTTTTGAGGGCTGCATTGTACCTGCTCTGCTCAACTCGAGCTGCATAACTTCTGAACTTATGCTTTATCATGAACTTATTTACATTGGTGTGGGCTAAGTGAATGTATATTAAATGTCACTTTTTAGTTAGCAAAGGAGCCTTCTCTTGTTATTGGATAAATATTATCCAATTTGCATGGTTACTATAATGATACATGTGTTATTAAATTATccctatttatttacttacttaattatttatttgtttgtttgtttaaatTGTTTTTAAACAGGAAATTAAAATATGTGCTTAGGTTCATATGAAACATTTGCTAATTATTATTCATGGGTGTTTTGATAAGGGAAGGTTAGTAGAGAACTGGCCTCCCCTCAAAGGCCTTCCCTTAACAAATCATCCATTCTGAATTTTGTTTGCTTTATGTGGATACTGTACTAGAATATTTTTAAACAGTGAATAAGGCATAGAAATTGCACATAGAAGACACGACTGTCCTATTAAAcaatgtttatttcacatatttGTGAACAGATGGTGGTAGCTTAGGGGCATTGTGAGCATTCCGGCGTCGATAGCAGCAGTAACAAGGACAAGCAGCGGGTGTGCACTTTCCTGTACTGCTTCTCCCCTTTCTCTAGCTCCCCTTTACATCCCGCTCTTCCCCATCCAGAAAGGCACTCAGGCTTGCCCCGACCCGGAAGCATTGTTCACTGGCTGTGTTCTTCGTGCTGGTTTTAGGGACCATAATGTGAGCAGAGCTTGTTGAAAGACACAGGCAATGGCTGGTGATGTGCATGGGTAAGCAATTATGCACGCAGCACACCTGGCACACCCGTTTCTGCTGGGTTAAATGTCGCCTCTCATGGTCCATGGCATGGCCGCTAGGCGTGGAAGTTTGTGAAAAATGAATTAAATTAATTATTTTCTGCTAGTTTCTACCTGAGCACAACGTTGTGTTCTCAAGTAGGAACGTGTCCGAAGCACCTGAGCTTTCTATCGGGCTGAAAATCTCAGTGGCAAAAGCTGTGTTCTGTATCCCTTTAACCAACAGAACTTTATTCCGAGAGTTTATACCGAGAGTTGGAGAGTAATGGTAGGGATaatcttccttttgtttttgaTCTACATAACATTTCAGTGCTGATGAATATATACGATAGTCATCATGATTATTTAAATTTAAGGTGCCCCATCGTAGACGCTCATGGTTAAATTTGAAGGGGCCCTGTTCAGTACTTTTGTGTACATATTTGCTTGCTTTCATTTTATCTTGATTTGTAATGTTGTCATGCTCAACTTGGGATTTAATTGAGTAAAGTTTGTAAATTTGAGAACATTTTAGAAGggtgtgtgtgttttcatttaAAAGTGCTTGTAAGTTAGAGGACAATTTGAAAGCGTCTATTTGTATGCATTTAAAAGTGTGCAGACCTCCAGCCCGATGTGGCAGTAATTCTGCTGTGTCTTTGGATTCTTTATGCATAATTTATAGTAGACTCTTGGTTAGAAGTCACCAGTTTCGTGCTGTTTTGCTGTAGAAACGGCTCTTGTATGGGAAAATTTCGGTGTACATGTCCTTCATCAGAGTTTATCTGACCATGGGATGTGTTCAATGTGATGTGCAGTGCATATCTCACGCTCAAAATATTTGTCATGACTATCTTAAATAATAGTAAaattttaattactagctttaGGGCACATGTTACAGCCGAAGTTTTGCAGTAACCACTATGTGATTTGAAGTGATTAAAAAAATTCAAGGGTCATTCATTGCTGAAAaatttgttgaaaattttgagGCGAAAGCTCTTATAAGTTTGTTTCAATGTCGTCAGGTCCACAAAAATTACACAAAAACAAGGTATGCGTGCCAACTAGGCATGTGCTTCAACTTTGTCTTTGTTCTATTGTATCGGTAAAAAAACAATTTTGAAAGCATGTGCGGTGCCTATACGTTACCACATCAGATCAGAGCTTCATTTCTCATTGCTATGGTTTCAACTTGGTCTTCGCCTTCACATTCTTAGAAAGTGCTAAGCTTTCCCTAATTGTCAAGCCATTCCCCATTCTACCTACAAATCTGTTACATTCTTATTGGTCTAGCACTTGGTGCACTGCCTCTTTGGACTTATTAGGATTCACCCTTTCATGCAGGCACCTGAACTGTTTCACAGAAAAAAGAGCTGGGGTGGGAGAGGGGAAACCATCCTCATTGTTCCCAACCCTATTATTcctgttttgttttcattctaAGTACACAATAAGAACAATGAtgcttatggtgcattcagacgacggaccgaatccggatttgtcgtggatgcggacagctaatccgcggatggtccgcctgcaggcgcattcacacgacggacggtgttctaggggaaaacagccggattaccctcaacagcagattcggcgctcacctgcgcccgctggcagcagaccggtttgagagtattcaacatggatgcccgcaagaagcgaagcttggctgcgatgtctgtcgtgttgtgacaaatgaacgagtagtgttattctttcaggagaaacgagagttgctagcaggatattctttcaactacattattccccacttgtagaacttctaaacgtgtctcccgccttttttttttttttggaagcggcacgtcgccggttgcagaagttggaatatttcaccatcatgacggctaagaatctcgcgtgttaagcgacggcggcgacatttcccgaaccaccaaaagtgatttctgcatatttaatcacctgagaacaaagtcttcgtaaactaagtaaacaatgctcaagcgtagatgatgccgaccagtcatgcagctgtccgcgagccatggaggacatgccgcgagcagacgaaaagtgtactggttgccaccgaccccaagctattccgctgaagtaccggctctcccccgccagaatcccgatgtgagaaacaggttgggttcatccgtccgcgagccgcgcggacgagtcgcgaacgaggggaatcgctgatgtgaggtcacgtgacgcgccgtccgtcccgccacatcgggattcgatccgtcgtctgaatgcaccagtAGACTGAGAAGAAGAGGCACCTTGACAATTATGTGACATGCCTACTTCATCTGCTGAAAATTCCCATAGTTCTCCAGGTCCAAATAATTCCTTCAGCTGGCATTGGAGTCAGCTAAGTGATTTTAATTTGCAGGTACACCATTACTCTCCAACTCTTGGTCCTTATTCTTGTGTGGGAATCTATTTGTGTACTGAGGGAGGGTGAATACTCATATTTACTGTTTGATATAAATAGGTTTAAGGGAGTGAAACATCATGGAGGGCTAGTTCCTTTTTCCCCATAGCATCTAACAGTCCACACAGCAAACAAGGTTCATGAAGGAATCGATGTAAATGTTGCTGGGTGTCAGATGTTTGTCAGCCTTTCTTGAAATTTAATGATTTTGTTTTCCTAAATAAATAGATATGCTCAGTTTTTCTAGCAGTGCTATCAAATTGTATTTTTATGTTATATTAGTTTTGCAAGAATATTTGCAGTTACTATTTGTATATTTTAGTAGAGATACCTTGACTTAGCGCACAAAGCTGTTGCCACACTATCTGAAGAGGCATTGGAAGCTAAAAGGCAAGAAATCAAGAAAAGTACTGTACTTGCTGCTGCAACTGGTCAAGGAAAGAAAAGTCAGCTGTCCTTGCTGTCGGCTGCGGTGAAGCGGAAGTGTGGAGACTCAAGTGGTGCTGAAAAGAAGCAGCGCACAAACAGCTCTGGTATGTTTGTGAGATTATTTTGAATCAATGCTATAACAAAGAAGGTGGGAACATTATGGGCTAATTACTTTTGCTTTATTTTCTCCTTTGATCTTGGAGCATAAACAAAACAGGCATCACCATTTGAGCAGGAAATTGTAGGCTGTAGTAACTTTAGCATAGACATTAACTGACAATGTGTGTATTGGTACTTCGTTGCCTTTTGTGCATGATTGCATTTGTCATGTATTCAAACGCAAGTGTCTTGTACCATGAGTGGGGCGCCTGTTTTGCATGAGCAGATTGCGTTGGCCTCTCTCTACCTTAGTGTAAGCCCTGTTCCTTCAAGAGCATAGTGCAGCTGTCACCTTCCTTTCTTTGGAAGATAGTTGAGAAAATGTCATCATAGCCCTTTTGATGATGTTGTTTGAAATTACGGTTTTGTTCAAGAAGCTGAGGCCTTTTTCTAtccttaaagggccagtcaataGGCTGCGACGTTTTACACTCCCCCAAAGAAGCTCGGCAATTCATAGAGTAGACCGCGGCGATCACGTTTGTCGAATATTACATCACCATGCagagcctccatttcgaaaaacaattcctgCACTCCTTTCATATGCGTGACCAATCCTCCTTTCTtgcacagtgacgcaaagtcaccgATCAGCGACTTGAAGTAGcatgcagctcgtcgattggtctaaaccagtaaCGACGACGGGCTACGCCTTCTTCTCCCTGGGAGGGAAACAAGTTGCGAGGCCGCGctaaaatttgaaaccagctgaaaacgatgttctaacccctgtaacttccttagtaGCATAGCACGTATTGACAAAATTCTCGTGCCAacatgttcacaaagcaaaagtgcacatatttttcTTTATAACAATTTTGGAACCTCGGGTTGTTTACTCGCTACTTAAAGAGCTTGGATTAATTGAAATttcagtgtgaaaaaaaaaaatatttaaagtaAGGTCAATAGCATTACATAATGACATGTTGTTTGCTTTTTGTTAGACTAGCTGCCAAAACATGCTTCAGAATATTAGAtggtgccccgccgcagtggtctagtggctaaggtactcggctgctgacccgcaggtcgcgggatcaaatcctggctgcgacggctgcatttctgatcgaggcggaaatgttggaagcccatgtgctcagatttgggcgcacgttaaggaaccccaggtggtcaaaatttccggaggcctcgactacggtgtctctcataatcatatagtggttttgggacgttaaaccccatatatcatcatcatcagaataTTAGATGgtaaacaaaacagaaacacTTTGGATGATAAAGATACTTTATGCGACAAAAATTAACCTATGTACACAAGTGGTGCAAACCTAATAATATGAACGAATGTCCTTTGCACACAATACTTCCCCAAAGCATACAAAAGGTATTTACAGTTTTAACACAGCTTGCTGACCTTGATGTAGCGGCTCCGGTTCCTGGGCCAAGTCCTATCGTGTCCCTCAAGAACGAAGCTTCGCCAGAGCACAACCGTCTAATGCATCGTCAGGGTGCTGGTCAGGTTCCCGTAGTATCTGGTAACCGTTGGGTCAGGTACACGCCGCGGCTGTCTTGCTCGTCCTCAGGTCCATGGCCCACAGAGCATAGCCGTCGAACCTCTGTGCTACTCCAGGCAATGTTTCGCTGGGCTGAGCTAGTCGCCACCCTGGTCGCGCCCGGCAGGTCACAGTGCGTTGTTGCGAAGACTGGGGCACTTTACCAGGAGCTCTGCTGACGGACTTACAGCGAACGGCTTTCCCCGACTACCGCACGTCCAcgcgtcttgtcttgtcttgtagCCTAGATGTTGGCTCATACGTACAACGGGGATTGGCCACACTATACCTTATAATGTAAATTTTTATTACAATGCTtgttaaaagagagagaaatcagataagaacaataatgttcctttttaaaaaaaggtaaaaagGGCACAAGAATGCAATAAACTAGAATATATACAAAAAAATTAACATAAAAgaagaagggggacaaagaattagATTCGTCTGGccgtaccactagcagcgtatcatTCTGGTTGCCATTCCAAACCGCCTTCTTTCTCCTCTCTGCCAGCTACGTCTCCTCTCGTGCCCCTTTTTTAGCCTTTTCTTCTTTGTGTTCTTTCTTCCACCTCCTGCAGTGTTCGatcttcttctttattttataTATCTTCGTTGATACCCTGttattttatttcttctttctcatCATCTTCTCTCTTCCAACAATTCACGTACTCATGACAATGATATGCCCTCCTGTTCCTGACATGCGAGGGCCTTCTGTTGACCATGGGTACCACCTTGTCGTTTTCTTGAAGCACTTCACCAGCACACTCACATCACACCATCACTAATCACTGCGTTACACATCACTATAAGGTCACATCATGTGTCATGTGCGTTGTTACACTCTTCATAGTTCATGTAATAACACAATGTCTTGACTAGAAAAAAACGCACTGTAATGATAGACCTTTCGCGCAGTGTCGTTTGAGGTCCTGCTAAAAAAATTGGCACCCACGTTCTCTCTTCCTTTGACATACTCGTCACGAAAACTATATTCCTGTAGTGCAAGACTCCATCGCATCACTCGAGCATTAGTTAGCTTTGCTTTTCTTAAATACACGAGTGGCTGGTTATCTGTCGGCACTTTGAAATGCCTACCGTACAAttaaatgtgaaagcgcttcacTGCCCGAACCAGAGCTAGGCATTCTTTTTCAACTGTTGAGTAATGCTTTTCTTGCTCAATCAAATGCTTGCTTGCGTAAAACACTGGGTGAAGCGTATTGTCCATTAAAACAACCCCCAGTGTTTTTTCTGATGCATCAGTGCGTAATACGAATTCTTGTTCCATGTGGGGTGCTAGCAGAATGGAAGGTTCAGCGATGTGCTCATTGAGTGTCGCAAATGCAGACTCTTGTGCTTTCATCCATTTAACTGTACTGCTGGCAACTTTTTTTGTCAGTTCCACCAGAGGATCAGCTATCTCAATGTAATGCGAAATAAAGTCTCTGTAAAAATCCCAAcaaccccaagaaagactgtacTTCCTTTTCGGTCTTCGGTGGCTTTGCTGCTTGGATTTTTTCTAGAATATCTTCTTTTGTGGCGGTGTGACCCAGGCCCAACTTTTGTCCAAGGAAACTGACCGCTTGAAATCCCAATTCGTATTTGTAGGGCTTAATTGTCAGTCTGGCCTTCTGTAATCTGCGAAAGAGCTTCTCCAATATTTCCACGTGCTTCCTCCACGTGTCTGTAGCCACAAGAATGTCGTCAATATAATGCTCAACATTACTAAGTCCATGCAAAACTCTCCTCATCTATTTTGTGAACACTGGTGCTGCAGTCTTGAGTTCAAACGCCATATACTTGAATCGGAATAGTCCTCGCTTGcatgaaaacgctgtcttttctttgaaTGTACTCTCTATGGGTATTCGCCAATACTCCTTGGGCAAATTTAACTTCGAAAATAACTTTTTTCCACCAACCTTTGCAAAGATTACATCCACTCTTGGTATCGGCTTAGAGTCCGACACGAGTACGTTGTTTAACTATCTCAAGTCTATGCAAATTCTGTTCGAATCGTCAGGTTTTTTTTCACCACAACCAAAAGTGCGTTA
This region includes:
- the LOC119176132 gene encoding PSME3-interacting protein, with product MSFGGSTSQETIPKFKSFVSESELEEKRRKRQEEWEKVRKADDPVEAPEEEYDPRSLFERLEEQRLKKQADYEEAHKLKNMIRGLDDDEVTFLEFVDMRKQEIESQRMKEDMQEIEEYRKAVATLSEEALEAKRQEIKKSTVLAAATGQGKKSQLSLLSAAVKRKCGDSSGAEKKQRTNSSGNEERSLSPKEHVGVQAPVTALRCLGVLPGLGVYTDSSDSENSSFSDEADLELDLVGRRRQAPMHQAERSPKPN